A single window of Nicotiana sylvestris chromosome 3, ASM39365v2, whole genome shotgun sequence DNA harbors:
- the LOC138887887 gene encoding uncharacterized protein yields MAHEGTPWVKRSRGTLLYSQYENFTMKEGETIQEMYTRFTTLTNELKSLGRVILEEYKVEKILTRVLPVSWESKITAIQESKNFSTLKLDELIENLIAYELRSQPMKMDVPKKERSLALIITEGSDLEEDEMAMITKDFKKYLMRGKDFSRSGSYSKPRKKERAERRNRKKEQVNPKKNKGSKKDMVASWGESLDEDSDDEDGDEQALMAIGESNEESEVSIIHLKDKIKFLSKEKLSELLLDFIDEFEDINNEKEQLSKEYVILKAKCKNLELRVSETVSENTALKNLVHEFESNVLELITENLKLKLGTSKKTSDCTQLTLKENVGKLKDELYKKDEQLQVKGSGQIWYMNSGCSKHMTRSKNHFLSLEDLKGGNISFENGKKGEIIGIGKMA; encoded by the exons atggctcatgaaggaacaccttgggtgaagaggtctagaggaactttactatattctcaatatgagaattttacTATGAAGGAAGgtgaaaccatccaagagatgtatacaaggttcaccacactaacaaatgaacttaagtctcttggaagggttattcttgaagaatacaaagttgagaagattttgacaagggttctacCAGTCTCTTGGGAGAGCAAAATCACTgccattcaggaatcaaagaacttTTCCACTCTTAAGTTGGACGAGCTAATTGAAAATCTCATTGCTTATGAACTTAGAAGTCAACCCATGAAGATGGATgtacccaagaaggaaaggagtctGGCACTCATAATCACTGAAGGTTCCGATCTAGAAgaggatgaaatggctatgatcacaaaggacttcaagaagtacctaatgagaggaaaggatTTCTCAAGAAGTGGAAGTTACAGCAAACCAAGG aagaaggaaagagctgaacgaagaaacaggaagaaggaacaggttaatcccaagaagaacaaaggatcgaAAAAGGATATGGTTGCTTCTTGGGGAGAAAGCTTAGATGAGGACTCagatgatgaagatggagatgaacaagcacttatggcaattggagaatccaatgaggaatctgaggtaagtataattcatctcaaagataagattaagtttttgtctaaagaaaagcTATCTGAGTTACTTctagatttcattgatgaatTTGAGGATataaacaatgaaaaggaacaaTTGTCTAAGGAATATGTTATTTTAAAAGCTAAGTGTAAGAACCTGGAACTCAGAGTTAGTGAGACTGTAAGTGAAAATACTGCactaaagaacctggttcatgaATTTGAATCAAATGTCCTAGAACTTATAACTGAAAAcctaaaactgaaattaggaacaagTAAGAAGACATCTGATTGCACACAACTCACTCTAAAAGAAAATGTAGGTAAACtaaaagatgagttgtataagaaGGATGAGCAG CTCCAAGTGAAGGGGAGcggccaaatatggtacatgaatAGTGGTTGCTCAAAGCACATGACAAGAAGCAAGAACCacttcctttcacttgaggacctcaaaggaggTAATATCTCCTTTGAAAAtggaaagaaaggtgagatcattgggattGGAAAG atggcttaa